The genome window CGGGGATAGCCTTTGAATTAATCTCAATTTCAGAAATTTTTTCCGTCAGACGGCTTACCTCATAGTTCATAACCTTCTTAGTCTTGAGATACTCAAGATGCTGATTAAGAGAGTGCTTCTGATCTTTAAGAAAAATCTTCATACCCTGGGTGCAGAATACACTAATGCTTTTGTATGATTGTATATCATGAGAGGAGTTTTTTAGCTTCCCGTGGATATCTGTTCATTATTCATTCCCTTTCATCTTTAGTAACTCTTCCTCAAGCCGGTCAAAAACTTCATCATTTTTACCGACCGTGTAACGCTTTATTTTTTCACACTCCTCTGCTGTTTCAAAAATCTGCCTGAAAACAACTCGTGTCTCATGTTCTGAAACTTTTTCAAACGCGGCTGACACATGAAAAAGAGGATTCGTGTGCCTTCTCCACTCAATCAAATATGGTTTTTGAATATGGATAAACTCACACTCGTTCACATAATTCCCTTTCTCCGGACCATGCATCACGAAACGCCACCTGCCTCCAACCCGGAAATCGAACTCATGAAACGTATTTGTAAATCCTCTTGGACCCCACCATATCCGCAGGTGTTCCGGTTCCGCCCAGGCCCTGAATACCAGCGCCTGCCCTGCTTTAATCACACGGATGGTTACAATTTCCTTTTCGGAAAATGATGTGATGTTTTGATTAGTCACTATAAGCCGCTTTTTCTTTACGCAAAGTTATCGAAACGACATATCATTTCAAAGATTGCGCGATTCCTGCAACCACAGTCCGTATGGTTTATACAAGATGGC of Ignavibacteriales bacterium contains these proteins:
- a CDS encoding SRPBCC domain-containing protein; translation: MTNQNITSFSEKEIVTIRVIKAGQALVFRAWAEPEHLRIWWGPRGFTNTFHEFDFRVGGRWRFVMHGPEKGNYVNECEFIHIQKPYLIEWRRHTNPLFHVSAAFEKVSEHETRVVFRQIFETAEECEKIKRYTVGKNDEVFDRLEEELLKMKGNE